The sequence CATTAGCATTTTGTTTCAACGCGCTGACCTCGGCAAAAATTTTATTGACTGTCGCGGTCAGTGCATTTAGTACTACGGTAATTTCATTAATATTCATTGTCATTTCTCGATTTGGTGTTTGAGCCGGTTTATATCGCTCCGGCCCGGTAGCGCATCATCACCTGTAGTAAGTAATAATTTCATTGATTCCGCTCCCAGTGGGATCCGCCAAATATGCGCAGAGCTGCCCACATAGCCCAAGATTTAAGCAACGCCTTAAAACTTGCCCTGACCGCCAAGAAAGATGATTTATCATCAAACGTTCCTGCCATGTCCTGATAAGCAGCACCGCGGAAAGACTCGTCAGCATCTGCCCCGGTGTATTGTTTTCCGCTAGGCAATCGCCCTTGTGGTGAATACAGATAGTCATGCAGCGTTGCTGGCTCCTGCGCCAAGTTAGCAAACAGAGAGTACATCAAAGGTATCCCGCGCATACTCACAAAATTTGTGACAAAACCAACTGGCACAATAACCGTTCCCAGTGTGTCAGACTGGTAGACAAGCGGCGATTGCAAGATCCATTTTACGCCCTCGCCATCGTCAGACCCTCTTAGCATCCCGGCGTCCAAGGTGGTTACAAAATATCCCATCTATTTATCCTCCCCACTGTACGCGGTCCAGCCGATTGCTGCCGCAAAGCTCAAAACCTCGACATTTGACGACCGATCGAGCACCGAAAATGCCGATGCACCCACAGTGACCCCCAGAAGCCGTTTAACGCATTTATATGTTTTCTGTGGGTTTGACTTCAACAGCCAATAATTAATCGATTGTACGCGATCCTGCTTGACGTAATTTTCGAGCGAGTAGTAAATCATCACGCCAAAGGCGGTCAGAAAGAAAATCAGGCCCTTTTGCAATGGCGACAGGTATATCGCATTGATTGCATCGATCACAAAACCACCTTGAGGATCATCGCGCTAAAAGTAAGCGCATCCATTAATGCCTGATGCCCTTTTTGGCGGATATGAAAGCCTGTACCGACTCGTCCAGTTTTCGGCTCGCGACTGATAATCGTTTAGATTGGCTTTTTGCTCCGGTGAATACCTCCACCAATTAGCGGCGATTATCGCGGACAAAGTATCGTACTCAGCCTGCAACAGCCTGTAGTCTGCATCAAAGGATTGCATGCGACCGGCCAGACCGTCGAAGTCGCCTATTGACACACTCCACTTGGCGATAAAATCCTCATATCTTTTTTGGCGGAATTTACTTTGTTTGCCTCGTCCGCCGTTAGAGCTATGGATTTGATGGATGCCTCCACCTCGCCGGATGATATTGCTTCGTGCGCTATCCCTGCGTTAGTAACTGCGTTCCCGTATTTCTCGATCGCCGCGCAGCCAGTCAACATTGCAAACAATACCATAAAAATAAAAATAGACTACTCATATTCCCTCCGAATTAGCCTGCCATTTATATCTCGGTCAAATTTGCAGGCTTCATTTTAAACTCATCTTTTATCAGTCTTTTCCAGCTCTCGCAGTCTGACAGTGTAAATTGGTGGTCTGCGGCTACACACAACCCAGTCTAAAATCATCACGTCATCGTCTAAGAATCGCGCTGTCATTGTCCATCTGAACGGATCCTTTATTTCCCACCGGGGAATGCCTGCGCAGTATGCAAGACTTCACCGGGGTTCCAACTCACTAATGCTCAGGCGGCACCTAATTTTTTAATTGTCCCGATCTTTATCTGGCCAATGATTGCGCTAATGGATGCGCTTTGGAGGCGTAAGTATTAAATGATCCTCCAAGCGAGCTATCGTATCTGGGTAATGCATCCATCAATCAAAGCATTCCGGCTTGCATAATGTCATCTAGCTCGATGTTATGCGGTAGCGTTGATCTGATATGCCTGGAAATCTCTCGCCCCCAATGGAGCGTGTTCCAGGATCATATCATTTGTTATTATCATCAAACATCCCGGTAACATAAGATATTATCCCGATAGCAATTCCTGTTATAGCAGTGGTTGCTATCCACCCCTTTGCCTTTACACATGCCCTCGTGGATCAGATCGATTTTACTTCCATCTTCTCCGCGTGTTCGAACACGGTCTGCCGCCTTTTATTATCT is a genomic window of Nitrosomonas sp. containing:
- a CDS encoding DUF1353 domain-containing protein; translated protein: MGYFVTTLDAGMLRGSDDGEGVKWILQSPLVYQSDTLGTVIVPVGFVTNFVSMRGIPLMYSLFANLAQEPATLHDYLYSPQGRLPSGKQYTGADADESFRGAAYQDMAGTFDDKSSFLAVRASFKALLKSWAMWAALRIFGGSHWERNQ